The nucleotide window GTAgggtttattttaaatcttaaattttgcactGTCACTCATACTAGCTCACACAACATATTTTGGTGTAGATGCCTCGTGTCTACTAAAGgcgattttttataaatattttacatacttacttatagaTACATTATGTACCTATCTACATATAAGTTTTCGCGTCTGGacttggtagacagagccaacaatgtcgaaaagactgaaggctACGTTCATCTGTATGGTTAAATAatggtttttatgtttttaaaacaaaaaatattttgtaattgggTAAATCAGATTCGTTGTGATATAAATCACGTATAAATAATTCGTAAAAgctaataaacatacttactatacatactgtggtcacgtctatatcccttgcggggtagacagagccaacagtcttggaaaggactgaatggccacgttcagctatttggcttaatgatagaattgagatttaaatagtgacaggttgctaacccatcgcctaacaaaGAACCCTAaggttgtaagcctataccttagtcgccttttacgacatccatgggaaagagatggagtggtcctattcttttttgtattggtgctgggaaccacacggctaataaaatttactttaacaaTCTCACTATGtgtcttaaaaattttagctCAATATTAACCGACAAAAAAACAAGAGGTTCTTAATTCGACTGTACAAAACTGGACTATCTGTCTCGTTTTGATgatcttttaaaattcaaaataatttcgcGATGCCTACTGGCATTACTTGTTTTTTCATCATTTTCTGATTAATGAGTTCGCTTGCAGAATAGGTTTTATGAGCCAGTGTCCAATGCAAAGTTTATACAAACACGCGTGCTAAAGGGTTAACTTtcctaaaaatgttttataacttCTAGCGATGTAGTGGATAtgatttataaacatacattttgttctatattttgaaagctgttttagaaatatgagcaaaaccttaatttatattaaacaatttagatatacatacatacctacctttgatgatgttatttatgtatatttatttcgtttcTTGGTTGATACCATTAAGATGGTACAGACAGCATATAATATGTCCGTTGTAAAGTTTCCCCATTTTTTATAGGTAACTATTATCTAATCCTTTTCGAACACGTAGGTAACTGAGAAACTCATTGTTGAATATTAGTGTGATTTATGATGGtctattaaatttcatattcCAGGAACGGCGCCATGAAGGCACTCTTTCTTTGTTTAGCATCATGCCTACTCATTCTGCAAAGTGATGGCGTAGAAAAGGCGAAGTACCGACCAAGGTACATTTCTCTGCATGACCGTATCAACTGGGATGATTCAGCGGAGACCATACCAGACCCACCAGACCACACCAAGTTGATTGCTATGGCAAGATATGTGCTCCATAATACAAGTAAGTTTAGTGAGGATTAGGTCAGTGTCGATTTTTCTTTGTGATTTCTCCATACAATCTTATTTCCTTCTCATCTTCTTTTTGACCATGGTTCTGGATTGAGCAAGACATGGctattttttacacgaagcgactctatTTTATAGCGAAACTCCTCATTTAGCTCTTAGCTCATAGTTACACATctaattgcctgaatgtgcagtgcAAGTTGCCACACGATGATCTATTTGGCTTCGACGAACACAAATGAGTTTGATGATTAGTAAAGGCCGTGTTAATCAGAggtactaatataaataatagaactgttgtatagatttaaaaaaattcaatggaGATAGTCTCATGCTTTTTACATAACCTACAGATTGGACCTCCATAGCCACAATATCAACCCAGACGGCCATCAAGGGCTTCCCATTCTCGAATGTGAAGTCTATCGTCGACGGCCCACTGGAAAATTCCACTGGCATCCCATACTTCTACATGTCACCTCTAGACTTTACTGCTAAGGATCTTATGGTAAGTAAAGACACATATAGGTATCTACAGTATGTTTTTCTATTGCTTGAGGTTGGCGCAATATTTTATGAACTCCTGTACCTATAGTACTCCCCCTCATTTCCATATATGATTCATTGCCTTAACATTCACgcgaaaaaatcttaaatctaTCTAAGTATACCTACATTCTCAACCTGGGGTTCTGGGGTTTATGTTCCTTCAGCATTTTGGGGTTTTTTCTTAaccaaattcataaaattgaaGATATTCATTGATATGCCCTGAAAATCAGGCAAGTCACGATAAATGATTTATCATGGTATCCTAAAAGCAGGCGCAAAAAAAGGGACGTCAAATTATACATACGAATCTGTCTGTTCGTCTGTGTAGCGTATATCAGCAGATCAGCCAACCGGTTGGAAGGTGGGCAAAGTAAACgggtttttaaaattagtatccaCAACGAATTTATCAAGCTTATTTCAAAGAGAATTTGCGTCacaaatcacatttttttccGCAGAAAAACAGTCGAGCTACCGTATTGGTATCCCTCGAACAGCTGGACTACTGCGAGAAGAAAGACTTGGACCCAGAAGACCCGCGCTGTACCCGGCTCATGCTGTCTGGCATCATGAAGAAGGTATttcatttattgatatttgaaATAGCTATATTGTAATTGACACGGTTTTTAACGCAGACGTACCATTCTATTTTCATTCGGTGTCTTCAGCGTCATTTTATAGACGTCTTTGTTATAATGAATAGAGGGTTATGTGTGCAATAAaactaagcatacatacataccatcacgcctgtctctGGCGTAGGCAgagaaatattaacaaaactaAGCAATTCGAAAGTTTTAAAGTAGACATTCCTCCAagaaacagtaaaataaaattcagaaaaaatcattttccaTTCAAACATAACACAGTTTTAGGTTACAGTCACCTGCAAAAGTCTATAAAAACTTTAGGTAAATTCGCTATGAAAAAGTATACAAAAACTTTTGTAGGTTAACTAAACTTCTTATAACTACCATATAAATGGCCGCCATTCATTTACAATCGTGTCCATCCTACTTTAAAGTCGATATCCTGCCATCTCTTCCAGGTCAAAGAGGGCACTCCAGAGTATATCTTTGCAAAGGCGGCTTTGTTCGCGCGACATCCTGCTATGGCTGATTATCCACCAGGTATTTCTATTaatctttacatttttaaagtttctCATTTAGTTTGTTGTTTGaattgatattatatatagaacaaacaaaaacaagataatTTAAGGGTCTAGGGGTTAAAAAAGCGTATAAGAACAGCACGTGCTCTTCCTTCCACAAAATTAAATCGGTTACAACATTTGCCACTTCAATACAATATACTCATCCACACTAAAGAGAccgtaattataattttgtatgtttgtaatgaataaactcaaaactactgaactgtttttttatgaaatttggtagACATAGAATATATCTTCAGAAGTAACATAAGCTTAACAAAAAGCTagtaatacatatatctagaGCGTTATACCTAACTGGGTTATCCCTATGACCAGACTAACTAAACAGGAAAACTTTGGCGATAtggtcataataatattatattaatagggTCAGAGATCACAGTGCAATAGCTATATTAAACGCATTTAATCTACTAAATGATTCCttaggtaaatattaaaatatttgatgctTGATAAATCACCGAAACGTTCATTCTATATTGAGGTATGTTAAGATATGCCGCCgcattgttaattatttaaataaataacacaaaaactaagaataagataaattatttaacctattctgttctattgcTGTAGTTGAATTATACGAATATACGAATTATTATGCTCTTGGCGTCACAGGCTAACACCATTTGCATCATATGACTTGTTTTTATTGATGAACGAGTTTGGCTTTTTGTCTGATAGTAAGCAAGATGTGCTCAAAAAATACAGATTTACTCTTGCGTTAAAAATCGCTAAATTGTAGGTGTCGGGGAATATAGACGCGGGGGCGATTTATACCTTCGCGGTTCGCATAGTAAATATATGGCGAAACGAGAGTTGCTTTGCAATATCGACCATATATTGATCAAATCCCTGCCCTCGTCGAAAATGGGCAAAAAGCGCACCACCTACTTAGTCCTCTCCAGAAAGATGAGCTTGTAACTGGGACTAATGCCAAGAAGAAATAGCAAAAAAGATAACTTCTTAGCAATACTATGCATATAcattttgtcaatttttttacttattaaatttccTTTTCAGATCACAACTGGTTCGTGGCCAAATTGAAAATCGCGCAAATCGCCATGATAGACTGGTTCGGTGGCGCGAAATACATTCCCGTGAAGGACTATCTAGCATTCAACTACACCAACATCAATCGTTATAGATCGCGTCATTAGTATGGGTttgattatgaaaaaaaggGAATATACGTTAACGGCCGTTAAATTTGTTGTATTTGTTACATAGTCACGCCTTTTTCTATAATGAAATAGACAAAGGAGCCAAGTTTAGCTTTAAGGTGATAGttcttacatttaaaaagttattatgtaggtacttgacCAGAATTCTAGAGGACCTGACAATGTGAGGACGCCATTTTACGTCTTTTTATATAGCAACACCAAATAGTTATGTCATATTTAGTGAATAGTAAGGTTTATAGACAATAGTGTATTATTCAAGTCAAATAGAACATTTTACTTTCAGAGAACTGTACATTAATGAAGAATAGATTTCATCGTATAAATGTTCATTAACGACAATGTTTTTAATGGTAGTAACTGCGTAAGACAAATAATCTTTTTGCTAAAGTGGTAAtaagattgtaaaaatataatgtaaatattgaaaattagtgCTGTGATCATATAACATTTTAGGTGTAAATCTTTATAAGGCGGAGACAAAAGACAGTGCCTACTTTTTAATtctgaattatataaaattgtagacAGTCTTACAATGAAATATATAGAGTATATACTCGCCTAAAAGTTtgtactatgttttataataaaacattgaaattcaacaatattattttttattaccttaACCAATTCCAGGTATACggaatgaattttaaatatataaattatgtgtaattaaagcaccattaaaattaatttacctaaCCTTATTACTAACACACAACCTCAACATAAACGTTATTATGGGACTGCTgaactaaaaacattatatttcatattaatttaaatagtagTTTATTACAATTACATAATACGTTTTTGTTTAATGAGCTTATTTATGCCTCCtcaaatataactttatcTCTGCGACAGATGTCATATGAATAGATTTTATGGTCTTTTCACATTTACGTCATACATATCATTCCTATCCTGCTGTCAAACATAACGTTATATATTACtataactataatatatattttcttacaaCATActctcattcattcattaccaaattaaaaattaatttagtacTTAACCTCAACAAATATGCAATTATCTAAATAAACTTCTCTACAACAGTTGAACCCGTCCTTTGCAATGCACGCATGAAGCTATTGGCCGAACTGTGGTCGTGCTGTTAGTATAGGCGTGGTGAACAAGCGCGTTCACTGGTTCCTCGTTCACCTTCCTTACTTCTAAGGGCAATGCCATTACCTGAAAAAAAGGTTTGTGTGGTGAAGGAAACcatggaaaaaataaagtaaaaatgacttcaaaattttattctccTCTCTCTCTTTTTATTGATCTAACTTGAAAGGGATGgaaagaaaaagattttatagtcagattttttttgtttaatctgaattctaccataataataataagagaaaactatttttttttatcataattgcTTGAGGATCAAACCCAAAAAGTCGTGACGTGATCAAAAAAGTGAAGTATGGCACACataggtttaaaaataaactacgaTAAGTAGGAGTTCACAGCTACTTATATTGAATATAATGCGGTCCGTTATCAGTATTTATTGACGTCAATCGTATTGGTGAAATCGAAAGGAATTCGTATGCGTATGGTCGGCCTTGTCATGGTTCCTCTTTGAATAATTAAACGCGTTAAATTCGCATTCGTAATTGCGACATATAATTGATTTAGCTTTATAGAACAGATAAATATGATGTTCATGGCAAAGCTCTCATGTAGATTAGGagtaaatatgtaagtatatatctGAAGATGTGTTGGTGgccgaatcggtaaggtgcccgttAAAAAGGCGTCGCATACGCATTAGCGCCTTAACTATTCGAATTTTAAACTGTTGTAGAAGTATGAgccacaggttcgaatccacCTAGGCCAAAGTTATGTACACTAGTTCGAATACTAATCGATGCGCTCAtgttgagggaaaacatcgtgaggaaacctgcaaattcaggcaactgggtgtgtaaccatgatcgatccaatatggatCAGAGATTCATATGATACAGAGCGAACATCCTTAAAAGACAggtcagcaacctgtcactatttaaatctcaattaccatcgcctacaagaagaacctaaagtttattagtcggtttttgcgacatccatttaaaaatacgcagtggtccttttctaaagtgccgaaactacacggcacctGATTATCCTAAATAAAGGACAATAttgattgacaaaaaaaaaacatattctcataataaataatacttacattttcTGCGTGTTTTTCACCATCTGTCGCTGATGGTAAATCATTGAGATGACTAATATCCTGTTTTTCAGTGGAGCTGCTTATATTCTCAGACAATTTCAAGTTAACTGATGACAAATCTAAGATGTTCGTGGACTGCAGTGCAGTGGTATTAAAATTGAGGTTGCCTATTGTCCGCTTGTACACGGTTCCTCCGCCGACGTATTCTGATATAGCTATGTTTTCTAGCCATTTCTCGTGGAGACCGTACAAGTTTTTGTATGTGCATAACATCATGTCCCTTGCACGACACCTCTCGTCAAATAATTGTTTGATTGCTTGTTGAAGACTATCGGTTTTTTCAGTCAgcaactttttgcattgaGCTAATTCTTCTACCATTAGactgtaaacaataaaatttgccATGAAATTCACATCATAAACGTGCATTTTAAATCTGAATGGTGGTTTTAGAGACTGAGAAGGGAcaatttaaagaagaatttaaataagatcTAACAACACATgtttaacatatattattcGAAGTATTAAGAAGATTGTATTGGTTTTCGAAGTTCGGCTGTCATGACGACAGGGAAACATACAAACGTAAATagatagtcacgtctatatcccttgagggtagacagagccaacagtctcggaaaGGTATATGAaaggcttcatgatggaatcgcaattcaaatagtgaccggttgctagcccatcgcctacaagatcccttagtcgct belongs to Amyelois transitella isolate CPQ chromosome 10, ilAmyTran1.1, whole genome shotgun sequence and includes:
- the LOC106137712 gene encoding protein CREG1; its protein translation is MKALFLCLASCLLILQSDGVEKAKYRPRYISLHDRINWDDSAETIPDPPDHTKLIAMARYVLHNTNWTSIATISTQTAIKGFPFSNVKSIVDGPLENSTGIPYFYMSPLDFTAKDLMKNSRATVLVSLEQLDYCEKKDLDPEDPRCTRLMLSGIMKKVKEGTPEYIFAKAALFARHPAMADYPPDHNWFVAKLKIAQIAMIDWFGGAKYIPVKDYLAFNYTNINRYRSRH